In Acinetobacter sp. TGL-Y2, a genomic segment contains:
- the catC gene encoding muconolactone Delta-isomerase, giving the protein MLFQVRMDVNIPVDMSVEKANEIKAVEKAYSHELQRQGKWRHIWRITGQYSNTSIFDVESNEELHSILQGLPLYPYMNIEVMALNRHPSSIHEDDR; this is encoded by the coding sequence ATGCTTTTTCAAGTCAGAATGGATGTCAACATCCCAGTGGATATGTCAGTGGAGAAAGCCAACGAAATTAAAGCTGTAGAAAAAGCTTATTCGCATGAATTACAGCGTCAAGGCAAATGGCGTCATATTTGGCGTATTACGGGTCAGTACTCAAATACCAGTATTTTTGATGTAGAAAGTAATGAAGAACTACACAGCATTTTGCAAGGTCTTCCGCTTTATCCATATATGAACATTGAAGTGATGGCTTTAAATCGCCACCCTTCTTCAATTCATGAAGATGACCGTTAA
- a CDS encoding LysR family transcriptional regulator gives MELRHLRYYVAVVEEQSFTKAAEKLFIAQPPLSRQIQNLEAELGIQLFERGSRPLKTTEAGQFFYQHAVKLLSNAEEIKAMTIRVGMVEKTVTMGFVGSLLYGLLPKIVYLFRQQQPHLKIELIEMSTKEQIQSLKEGRIDIGFGRLRISDPAVRRVLLREEPLMVAVHSSHSLASQKQGVYLADIADESIFLYPSHPKPNFSTQVRSLFSEYGLDPKSMREVREIQLALGLTAAGEGICVVPESAKTIQLPHLHYIPILDDAATSPIFLAIRSMDESEDIRSLFDCIYQVYDLEAIKYDRAVI, from the coding sequence ATGGAACTTAGACACCTTCGCTACTATGTGGCCGTTGTAGAGGAACAAAGTTTTACCAAAGCTGCTGAAAAATTGTTCATTGCACAACCACCTTTAAGCCGTCAGATCCAAAATTTAGAAGCTGAACTCGGAATTCAATTGTTTGAGCGAGGCAGTCGCCCACTTAAGACCACAGAGGCAGGTCAATTTTTTTATCAGCATGCGGTTAAACTTTTGTCTAATGCTGAAGAAATTAAAGCCATGACCATACGTGTAGGGATGGTTGAGAAAACAGTCACTATGGGCTTTGTCGGGTCATTGCTCTATGGACTACTACCTAAAATTGTCTACTTGTTTAGACAGCAGCAACCGCATTTAAAAATTGAACTCATTGAGATGAGCACCAAAGAGCAAATTCAGTCTTTAAAAGAAGGACGAATTGATATTGGTTTTGGTCGCTTACGTATTTCAGACCCTGCTGTGCGCCGAGTCCTGTTGCGTGAAGAGCCTTTAATGGTGGCGGTACATTCGAGCCATTCACTGGCGAGTCAAAAGCAAGGTGTATATCTGGCTGATATTGCTGATGAAAGTATTTTTCTATACCCAAGTCATCCCAAACCCAATTTTTCAACGCAAGTACGTAGTCTATTCTCAGAGTATGGTTTAGATCCAAAAAGTATGCGTGAAGTGCGCGAAATTCAGTTGGCACTGGGTTTAACTGCTGCGGGCGAAGGTATTTGTGTAGTGCCAGAGAGTGCCAAAACCATTCAGCTACCGCACTTACACTACATTCCCATTTTAGATGATGCGGCAACCAGTCCGATCTTTTTAGCGATTCGCTCGATGGATGAAAGTGAAGATATTCGCTCATTATTTGACTGTATTTATCAAGTCTATGATTTAGAAGCCATCAAATATGACAGGGCCGTGATCTAG
- a CDS encoding DcaP family trimeric outer membrane transporter, with amino-acid sequence MNHFKKTTLMIGLTVSMTGIVHAQSDTDIDQLRAEVKELRDLIKQYTQTQQQQSQHIQQVQTQVSNAAIAQPNQTKTHKPNGLALTVAGSEVKLYGNVRMDAQYQAEGGAAARLYNQISSVPLQGVNERSDEFKSTLSATRLGLDFKTPTQGKEVIGKLEVDFLGGANFDNLRIRHAYVNYGNWLLGQTWSNFAVPDYMPESVDALGFVGGAVKRTPQVRYSHSFNPETHLISSIEDPKDTSISTRMPAFTTRLNHKVTDTLALSGRVMAHEKRIDQDEKWAWGVGLGAKYDLLPKTSIKADYYHVKGDSSFVSWANTGVLARNNEIVAQNKFDSITVGVTQQFNDKLRGTLGYGFMKFDQDSDYINASVNQTAINKELWQAWANMFYSPTKPISLGVEYVYGEREAFGAAPNASTKGEDNRVNAVAIYNF; translated from the coding sequence ATGAATCATTTTAAAAAAACCACACTCATGATTGGATTAACTGTGAGCATGACAGGCATAGTTCATGCACAATCCGATACAGATATTGATCAGCTTCGTGCAGAAGTTAAAGAATTAAGAGACTTGATCAAGCAATATACACAGACTCAACAGCAGCAAAGTCAACATATACAGCAAGTACAGACTCAAGTATCCAATGCTGCTATAGCTCAGCCCAATCAAACTAAAACTCATAAACCCAATGGTTTAGCTTTAACTGTAGCAGGCTCAGAAGTGAAATTGTATGGTAATGTGCGTATGGATGCCCAATATCAAGCAGAAGGAGGTGCAGCCGCTCGTTTATATAACCAAATTAGTAGTGTACCTTTACAAGGTGTGAATGAGCGCAGCGATGAATTTAAATCTACGCTTTCAGCAACGCGCTTAGGACTTGATTTTAAGACCCCGACACAGGGCAAAGAAGTCATAGGTAAGCTTGAGGTTGATTTTTTAGGCGGTGCAAATTTTGATAATTTGCGTATACGTCATGCTTATGTCAATTATGGCAATTGGTTACTGGGTCAAACTTGGTCTAACTTTGCTGTACCCGATTATATGCCTGAAAGTGTAGATGCATTAGGTTTTGTCGGGGGTGCAGTGAAACGGACACCACAAGTCCGTTACAGCCACAGTTTTAATCCTGAAACCCATTTGATCAGCAGTATTGAAGATCCAAAAGACACATCCATCAGTACGCGTATGCCTGCATTTACCACGCGTTTAAATCATAAAGTGACTGATACATTGGCACTAAGCGGACGTGTAATGGCGCATGAGAAGCGTATCGATCAGGATGAAAAATGGGCATGGGGCGTGGGCTTAGGCGCCAAATACGATCTACTCCCAAAGACGTCGATTAAAGCAGATTATTACCATGTCAAAGGCGATAGCAGTTTTGTCTCATGGGCAAATACTGGCGTCCTTGCACGAAACAACGAAATTGTGGCACAGAATAAGTTTGATTCGATTACTGTGGGTGTGACCCAACAATTTAATGACAAACTACGCGGTACATTGGGCTATGGCTTTATGAAATTTGATCAAGACTCAGACTATATTAATGCTTCAGTCAATCAAACAGCGATCAACAAAGAGTTATGGCAAGCTTGGGCCAATATGTTTTACAGTCCAACCAAGCCGATTAGCCTAGGTGTGGAATATGTTTATGGTGAACGTGAAGCATTTGGCGCAGCACCAAATGCTTCTACTAAAGGCGAAGATAATCGAGTCAACGCCGTGGCAATTTATAACTTTTAA
- a CDS encoding 3-oxoacid CoA-transferase subunit A, translated as MIDKSSASLKEALSQIKDGATIMIGGFGTAGQPAELIDGLIDLGVKDLVIVNNNAGNGDYGLAKLLKTGAVRKIICSFPRQSDSYVFDEIYRAGKIELELVPQGNLACRIQAAGMGLGPIYTPTGFGTLLAEGKPTLNYEGKDFVLENPIKADFALIKAHQGDRWGNLVYNKSARNFGPIMAMAADVTIAQVSEVVELGTLDPEHIITAGIFVQHVVAVMPSTPDIQA; from the coding sequence ATGATCGATAAAAGCTCCGCTTCTTTAAAAGAAGCCCTTTCTCAAATCAAAGATGGTGCAACCATCATGATTGGTGGTTTTGGTACAGCAGGACAACCGGCAGAACTCATTGACGGTTTGATTGATCTGGGTGTGAAAGATTTGGTCATTGTGAACAACAACGCAGGAAATGGCGACTACGGTCTAGCAAAACTGCTGAAAACTGGCGCGGTACGTAAAATCATTTGCTCATTCCCTCGCCAATCTGATTCTTATGTATTTGATGAAATTTATCGCGCAGGAAAAATCGAACTCGAACTGGTGCCACAAGGCAACTTAGCATGTCGTATTCAAGCGGCAGGTATGGGGCTTGGACCGATTTATACGCCAACAGGGTTTGGAACATTGTTGGCTGAAGGTAAACCAACACTCAATTATGAAGGTAAAGACTTTGTCTTGGAAAATCCGATTAAAGCTGATTTTGCTTTAATCAAAGCCCATCAAGGCGATCGTTGGGGCAATTTGGTCTATAACAAATCTGCACGTAACTTTGGCCCCATCATGGCCATGGCGGCAGACGTGACCATTGCTCAAGTTTCTGAAGTTGTTGAACTGGGTACACTTGATCCTGAGCATATTATTACTGCGGGAATTTTTGTACAGCATGTGGTTGCGGTAATGCCGTCT
- the benD gene encoding benzoate diol dehydrogenase BenD, translating to MSNPNRFSNKVVIVTGAAQGIGRGVALQVAAEGAQVVMADLSAYVRDVLAEIKTQGGDAITINADLETFAGAQAVVAKAIEVYGRVDALINNVGGAIWMKPFQEFSEEEIVKEVNRSLFPTLWCCRAVLPEMIKNQKGTIVNVSSIATRGINRVPYSASKGGVNALTAALAFEHAQDGIRVNAVATGGTEAPPRKVPRNATPLTDHEKQWMQEVVDQTIDRTFMGRYGSIQEQVNAIVFLASDESSYMTGTVVPVGGGDQG from the coding sequence ATGTCAAATCCAAATCGATTTTCAAATAAAGTCGTGATCGTGACGGGTGCTGCACAAGGCATTGGTCGCGGAGTTGCTCTACAAGTGGCAGCAGAAGGCGCACAAGTGGTGATGGCAGACCTGTCTGCATACGTGAGAGATGTGCTGGCTGAAATTAAGACACAAGGTGGTGATGCAATCACCATCAATGCGGATCTTGAAACCTTTGCAGGTGCACAAGCTGTGGTTGCCAAAGCCATTGAAGTTTATGGTCGTGTGGATGCTCTAATTAACAATGTCGGTGGTGCCATTTGGATGAAACCTTTCCAAGAGTTTTCTGAAGAAGAAATTGTGAAAGAAGTCAATCGTTCACTGTTCCCAACACTATGGTGCTGCCGTGCAGTTTTACCTGAAATGATTAAAAACCAGAAAGGTACGATTGTAAACGTGTCTTCAATTGCAACACGTGGGATCAATCGAGTGCCTTATTCGGCATCTAAAGGGGGTGTCAATGCACTCACGGCTGCGCTTGCTTTTGAACACGCACAAGATGGTATTCGTGTAAATGCAGTTGCAACAGGTGGTACAGAAGCACCGCCTCGTAAAGTTCCACGCAATGCCACACCGCTTACAGACCATGAAAAGCAGTGGATGCAAGAAGTGGTTGATCAAACTATTGATCGTACCTTCATGGGTCGTTATGGCAGTATCCAAGAACAAGTCAATGCCATTGTGTTTCTGGCATCGGATGAATCCTCTTATATGACAGGAACTGTGGTTCCAGTCGGTGGTGGCGATCAGGGTTAA
- the benB gene encoding benzoate 1,2-dioxygenase small subunit has protein sequence MNTPTTQNAVSLENISQFLYSEARFLDDEQWDKWVNCYAPSASFWMPAWDDDDQLTTDPQSEISLIYYPDRQGLEDRVFRIKTERSSATMPDTRTSHNISNIEVLERNGDKITVRFNWNTLSFRYKTSYSYFGMSRYEIDFSNEQPQILSKYVVLKNDYINQVIDIYHL, from the coding sequence ATGAACACGCCTACAACGCAAAATGCTGTTTCATTAGAAAATATTTCACAGTTTTTATACAGTGAAGCGCGTTTTCTAGATGATGAACAGTGGGATAAGTGGGTCAATTGCTACGCCCCATCCGCTTCATTTTGGATGCCTGCTTGGGATGATGATGACCAACTAACAACTGACCCACAGTCTGAAATTTCACTGATCTATTACCCTGACCGTCAAGGTTTAGAAGACCGTGTATTCCGTATTAAAACAGAACGTTCTTCTGCAACCATGCCTGACACACGTACCAGTCACAACATTAGTAATATTGAAGTATTGGAACGTAATGGCGATAAAATCACTGTGCGTTTTAACTGGAACACTTTAAGTTTCCGTTACAAGACCAGTTATAGCTACTTTGGTATGTCACGTTATGAAATTGATTTTTCAAATGAACAACCACAAATTTTAAGTAAATATGTGGTACTCAAAAATGACTATATCAACCAAGTGATTGATATTTACCACCTCTAA
- the catA gene encoding catechol 1,2-dioxygenase: MNRQQIDALVKQMNVDTATGPVDARVQQIVVRLLGDFFEAIEDLDISQSELWKGLEYFTDAGQANELGLLAAGLGLEHYLDLRADEADAKAGITGGTPRTIEGPLYVAGAPESIGFTRMDDGSETDKIPTLFIEGTVKDTQGNIIEGAKVEIWHANSLGNYSFFDKSQSDFNLRRTVLTDTSGQYVAQTTMPVGYGCPPEGTTQLVLDKLGRHGNRPSHVHYFVSAPGYRKLTTQFNIEGDKYLWDDFAFATRDGLVATAEDVTDEAEIARRGLNKPFKHIQFNVELVKEQAAAPTTEVDRRRVSA; encoded by the coding sequence ATGAACCGTCAACAAATTGATGCACTTGTAAAACAAATGAATGTAGATACCGCAACAGGTCCTGTGGACGCGCGTGTACAACAAATCGTGGTTCGTTTGTTAGGTGATTTTTTCGAAGCGATTGAAGATTTAGATATCTCTCAAAGCGAGCTATGGAAAGGCTTAGAGTATTTTACAGATGCAGGTCAAGCCAATGAATTGGGCCTTTTAGCAGCAGGTTTGGGTTTAGAGCATTATTTAGATTTACGTGCAGACGAAGCTGATGCTAAAGCAGGGATTACTGGTGGTACACCACGCACCATCGAAGGTCCACTGTATGTCGCAGGTGCGCCTGAATCAATCGGTTTTACGCGTATGGATGATGGTTCTGAAACAGATAAAATCCCGACCTTATTCATTGAAGGAACTGTCAAGGATACCCAAGGTAATATCATCGAAGGTGCTAAAGTTGAAATCTGGCATGCCAACAGTTTAGGTAACTATTCATTCTTTGATAAGTCACAATCTGACTTCAACTTACGTCGTACAGTTTTAACAGATACCTCAGGTCAATATGTTGCTCAAACGACGATGCCTGTTGGTTATGGTTGCCCACCAGAAGGCACTACACAGTTGGTGCTGGATAAATTAGGTCGTCATGGTAACCGCCCTTCACACGTGCATTATTTCGTATCTGCACCGGGCTACCGCAAATTGACCACACAATTCAATATTGAAGGCGACAAGTATCTTTGGGATGACTTCGCATTTGCAACACGTGATGGTTTAGTGGCTACAGCTGAAGATGTCACGGATGAAGCTGAGATTGCGCGTCGTGGTTTAAACAAACCATTCAAACATATTCAGTTCAATGTTGAACTGGTTAAAGAACAAGCTGCTGCACCAACGACTGAAGTTGATCGTCGCCGCGTTAGCGCTTAA
- the benC gene encoding benzoate 1,2-dioxygenase electron transfer component BenC — MSNHNIALQFEDGVTRFITVTQGESLSDAAYRQKINIPLDCRDGACGTCRAFCESGSFDMPEETYIEDALTPEEAAEGYILACQCKPTSDAVFQIQASSDVCKTQIHAFEGSLTRVEKLSDSTLTFDIQLDEGQPDIHFLAGQYVNVGLPGTTETRSYSFSSKPGNRLTGFVVRNVPNGKMSEFLSANAQVGDKMTFTGPFGSFYLRNVMRPVVMLAGGTGIAPFMSMLKVLEEKGSDHPIRLVFGVTNDFDLVALEKLNELQDKLPWFEFRTVVASPDSNHERKGYVTGHIENDWLNGGDVDVYLCGPVPMVEAVRGWLDTEGVKPANFLFEKFSAN, encoded by the coding sequence ATGTCAAACCACAATATTGCACTTCAATTTGAAGATGGCGTTACACGTTTTATTACCGTCACTCAAGGTGAAAGTCTATCAGATGCAGCTTATCGCCAAAAGATTAACATTCCACTGGATTGCCGTGATGGCGCATGTGGTACTTGCCGCGCATTTTGTGAATCAGGTTCGTTTGATATGCCTGAAGAAACCTATATTGAAGATGCACTAACCCCTGAAGAAGCTGCTGAAGGTTATATTTTGGCTTGCCAATGTAAACCAACTTCTGATGCAGTATTTCAAATTCAAGCCTCATCTGATGTATGTAAAACTCAGATTCATGCTTTTGAAGGCAGCTTGACTCGTGTAGAAAAATTATCAGACTCCACCCTCACTTTTGATATTCAACTGGATGAAGGTCAGCCTGATATTCATTTCCTGGCAGGTCAATATGTCAATGTCGGTCTTCCAGGCACAACAGAAACACGCTCTTATTCATTTAGCTCTAAACCAGGTAATCGTTTAACGGGTTTTGTGGTGCGTAACGTGCCAAACGGCAAAATGAGTGAGTTCCTAAGTGCCAATGCACAAGTGGGCGATAAAATGACCTTCACAGGTCCATTTGGTAGCTTCTACTTACGTAATGTTATGCGTCCAGTGGTCATGCTTGCAGGCGGTACAGGTATTGCTCCATTCATGTCAATGCTTAAAGTCTTGGAAGAAAAAGGCTCAGATCATCCTATACGTCTGGTCTTTGGCGTAACCAATGACTTTGATTTGGTGGCTTTGGAAAAACTGAATGAACTTCAAGACAAACTACCGTGGTTCGAGTTCCGCACTGTGGTGGCAAGCCCTGACTCAAATCATGAGCGTAAAGGCTACGTGACAGGTCATATTGAAAATGACTGGTTAAACGGTGGTGATGTAGATGTATACCTATGCGGTCCAGTTCCAATGGTGGAAGCTGTTCGTGGTTGGTTGGATACTGAAGGCGTTAAACCTGCAAACTTCCTGTTTGAAAAATTCTCTGCCAATTAA
- a CDS encoding muconate/chloromuconate family cycloisomerase, which translates to MYKSIETLLVEIPTIRPHKMAVATMQTQTLVLVKVTTDDGFIGWGEATTIGGLGYGDESPESVKTNIDTYFAPLLKNLKGLNVAQTLKQIKRHINGNRFAKCAIQTALLDIQAQRLGLPVSELLGGRLRDSVPVLWVLASGDTDKDIAEAQKMIATKRHNIFKLKIGSRAVEADVEHVLAIKKVLGTDVSIRVDVNRAWSELEAIKGIQLLQDGGIDLIEQPCAIDNIDAMQRLTRRFDIAIMADESLMGPNSAYQLAKRHAASVFAVKVAQSGGLIEGCEVNKIAQLAGIDLYGGTMLEGSVGTIASAHAFSTFENLAYGTELFGPLLLTEEILKNPLQYQNFELTVPNTAGLGIELDEDKIDQLRRR; encoded by the coding sequence ATGTATAAATCCATAGAAACGCTACTTGTCGAAATTCCAACGATTCGCCCGCATAAGATGGCAGTCGCGACAATGCAAACACAAACACTGGTTTTGGTTAAAGTCACAACCGATGACGGATTTATCGGTTGGGGTGAAGCAACCACCATTGGTGGCCTAGGTTATGGCGATGAAAGTCCAGAAAGCGTTAAAACCAATATTGATACCTATTTTGCACCTTTGCTTAAAAACTTAAAAGGTTTGAACGTTGCGCAAACCTTAAAACAAATCAAACGACATATTAATGGTAACCGCTTTGCGAAATGCGCCATTCAAACTGCACTGCTTGATATTCAAGCACAGCGATTAGGTTTACCTGTTAGCGAATTACTGGGTGGGCGTTTACGTGACAGCGTACCTGTCCTTTGGGTATTGGCATCAGGTGATACCGATAAAGATATTGCTGAAGCACAAAAAATGATTGCGACAAAACGCCACAACATTTTCAAACTCAAAATTGGTTCGCGTGCAGTTGAAGCCGATGTTGAACACGTTTTAGCAATTAAAAAAGTATTGGGAACAGACGTGTCTATTCGTGTGGATGTGAATCGTGCATGGTCAGAACTTGAAGCAATTAAAGGCATTCAACTGTTACAAGATGGTGGTATTGATCTGATTGAACAACCCTGTGCCATTGATAACATCGATGCGATGCAACGCTTAACCCGCAGATTTGATATTGCGATTATGGCAGATGAATCCTTGATGGGTCCAAACAGTGCTTATCAATTGGCTAAACGTCATGCAGCCTCTGTATTTGCGGTTAAAGTAGCTCAGTCTGGCGGTCTGATCGAAGGTTGTGAAGTGAATAAAATTGCACAACTGGCAGGGATTGACCTTTATGGCGGCACTATGCTTGAAGGTTCAGTCGGAACGATTGCTTCTGCTCATGCGTTCTCGACCTTTGAAAATTTAGCCTATGGCACTGAACTTTTCGGTCCACTGCTGCTCACTGAAGAAATTTTAAAAAACCCCCTTCAATACCAAAACTTTGAACTGACTGTTCCAAACACAGCAGGCTTAGGGATTGAGTTGGATGAAGACAAAATTGACCAACTACGCCGTCGTTAA
- the benE gene encoding benzoate/H(+) symporter BenE, giving the protein MTTLFKTLKQDWSLSATVAGFLAVLISYSGPLIIFFQAAQKANVSSAMMISWIWGISIGAAVAGIYLSIKYKVPVITAWSAPGTALLVSLFPDLSLNEAVAAYITAAIAILVIGVSGYFDKLLHWIPQSIAAGMMAGILFQFGLGLFTATDSMPWIVFGMLLVFLLSKRISPRYSMLWVLITGIVLSLVLGKMNPVEMQFSLAIPQFISPEWTLNGMLNFAIPLILVSLSGQFLPGMAIMKLSGYDTPAKPIITTTSIASLAVACVGGITIVLASITAALCMGKDAHELKDKRYIAGVANGLFYILGGLFAGSIVMLFSLLPKELVAALAGLALLGAIGINISTAMKDENQRDAALITFLATASGMQFLGLSSVFWGICIGIIAHLILSKKNRTSPAVNTSTSLPESKQ; this is encoded by the coding sequence ATGACGACCCTGTTTAAAACCTTGAAGCAAGATTGGTCACTTTCAGCAACAGTCGCAGGATTTTTGGCTGTGCTGATTTCCTATTCAGGACCCTTGATTATCTTCTTTCAAGCTGCACAAAAAGCCAATGTGTCTTCCGCCATGATGATTTCATGGATTTGGGGGATTTCCATTGGTGCGGCTGTGGCAGGGATTTATTTATCGATTAAATATAAAGTTCCCGTGATTACAGCATGGTCTGCACCTGGTACGGCACTATTGGTGAGCTTATTCCCAGATTTAAGTTTGAATGAAGCCGTTGCAGCTTACATTACCGCTGCAATTGCGATTTTAGTCATTGGCGTGAGTGGATATTTCGACAAACTGTTGCACTGGATTCCACAGTCCATTGCTGCCGGCATGATGGCAGGCATTTTATTTCAGTTTGGACTCGGATTATTTACTGCAACCGACAGCATGCCTTGGATTGTCTTTGGTATGCTTTTGGTTTTTCTGCTCTCTAAACGTATCTCCCCTCGCTATAGCATGCTGTGGGTCTTGATTACAGGTATCGTACTCAGTTTAGTTTTGGGCAAAATGAATCCTGTTGAAATGCAGTTTAGCCTAGCCATTCCACAGTTTATTTCTCCTGAATGGACACTAAACGGCATGCTCAATTTTGCCATTCCATTAATTCTGGTCAGTCTAAGTGGTCAGTTTTTGCCGGGCATGGCAATCATGAAACTCAGCGGTTATGACACGCCTGCCAAACCGATTATTACCACCACCAGTATCGCATCGCTCGCAGTTGCTTGTGTGGGCGGAATCACCATTGTGCTCGCCTCGATTACCGCAGCTTTATGCATGGGTAAAGATGCGCATGAGCTCAAAGATAAACGTTATATCGCAGGCGTTGCAAATGGGTTGTTCTACATCTTAGGTGGACTCTTTGCAGGCAGTATCGTGATGTTGTTTAGCTTATTGCCTAAAGAGTTGGTGGCAGCCTTGGCAGGCTTGGCATTGCTTGGTGCCATTGGGATCAATATCAGCACTGCAATGAAAGATGAAAATCAACGTGATGCAGCGCTGATTACTTTTTTAGCCACTGCATCTGGTATGCAATTTCTGGGTTTAAGTTCGGTTTTTTGGGGGATTTGTATTGGCATCATTGCACATCTTATCCTCAGCAAAAAAAACCGTACATCGCCAGCAGTGAACACTTCAACTTCTCTCCCTGAATCCAAACAATGA
- the benA gene encoding benzoate 1,2-dioxygenase large subunit, with product MPRIPVINTSHLDRIDELLVDDYESGEFKLHRSVFTDQALFDLEMKYIFEGNWVYLAHESQIPNNNDFYTTHMGRQPIIIARNRQGELNAMINACSHRGAQLCRHKKGNKATYTCPFHGWTFNNSGKLLKVKDPVDAGYSDCFNKDGSHDLKKVARFENYKGFLFGSLNPDVPSLEEFLGETTKIIDMIVGQSEQGLEVLRGSSTYTYEGNWKLTAENGADGYHVSAVHWNYAATTQHRKEAQAADNIRAMSAGSWGKQGGGSYGFEHGHMLLWTQWANPEDRPNFTKAEEYTANFGAPMSKWMIERSRNLCLYPNVYLMDQFGSQIRVLRPISVNKTEVTIYCIAPVGEEPEARTRRIRQYEDFFNASGMATPDDLEEFRACQAGYAGIELEWNDMCRGSKHWIHGPDEAADEIGLKPVLSGIKTEDEGLYLAQHQYWLHSMKKAIQSEKELAETETSTTGETA from the coding sequence ATGCCACGTATTCCAGTCATTAATACAAGCCACCTTGATCGTATAGATGAACTTTTAGTTGACGATTATGAAAGTGGCGAATTTAAACTTCATCGCTCTGTATTTACAGATCAAGCCCTTTTTGACTTAGAGATGAAATACATCTTTGAAGGCAACTGGGTGTACTTGGCGCATGAAAGCCAAATTCCAAACAACAATGACTTCTATACCACACACATGGGGCGTCAACCGATCATCATTGCACGTAACCGTCAAGGTGAACTCAATGCCATGATCAATGCCTGCTCGCACCGTGGCGCACAGCTCTGTCGTCATAAAAAAGGCAATAAAGCGACCTACACCTGTCCATTCCACGGTTGGACATTTAATAACTCAGGTAAGCTTTTAAAAGTTAAAGATCCAGTTGATGCAGGTTATTCAGACTGTTTCAATAAAGACGGCTCACACGACCTGAAAAAAGTCGCGCGTTTTGAAAATTATAAAGGTTTCTTATTTGGCAGCTTAAATCCAGATGTACCGTCTTTAGAAGAATTCTTGGGCGAAACCACCAAAATCATTGACATGATTGTGGGTCAGTCTGAGCAAGGTCTAGAAGTGCTGCGTGGTTCTTCTACTTATACCTATGAAGGCAATTGGAAATTGACTGCTGAAAATGGTGCAGATGGTTATCACGTGTCTGCTGTGCATTGGAACTATGCAGCAACAACGCAGCACCGTAAAGAAGCACAAGCTGCCGATAATATTCGTGCCATGAGCGCAGGTTCTTGGGGTAAACAAGGGGGTGGTTCATACGGCTTTGAACATGGTCACATGTTGCTTTGGACGCAATGGGCAAACCCAGAAGACCGTCCAAACTTCACCAAAGCAGAAGAATACACCGCAAACTTCGGCGCGCCGATGTCGAAATGGATGATCGAACGCTCTCGTAACCTGTGCTTATATCCAAACGTGTATTTGATGGATCAATTCGGTTCACAAATTCGTGTTCTTCGCCCAATTTCAGTCAATAAAACTGAAGTGACCATTTACTGTATTGCACCTGTTGGTGAAGAACCAGAAGCACGTACACGCCGTATTCGTCAGTATGAAGACTTCTTTAATGCATCAGGCATGGCAACCCCTGATGACTTAGAAGAATTCCGTGCGTGCCAAGCAGGTTATGCCGGCATTGAACTTGAATGGAATGACATGTGCCGTGGTTCAAAACATTGGATTCATGGACCAGATGAAGCCGCAGATGAAATTGGTTTAAAACCTGTTTTGAGCGGTATCAAAACTGAAGATGAAGGCCTGTATTTGGCTCAGCATCAATACTGGTTACACAGTATGAAAAAAGCCATTCAATCTGAAAAAGAGCTCGCTGAAACTGAAACGTCAACAACAGGAGAAACCGCATGA